One genomic region from Dehalobacter restrictus DSM 9455 encodes:
- a CDS encoding Crp/Fnr family transcriptional regulator, with product MNSNVHFCLKSIPTFSSLDQRIRGKMCSFASQRLYKVNEYIFKQDEAADTIRILLYGVLKLFRVNECGTETILDYVSPGEVVGYDTFFQQNVYNYTSCVAVIESRICCIDRANFERLLMDEPTLMQTTLSEMSNYLANLNQNILGNKIMPAKEKLKSTFLSLGQDHGVEIEGGIRINIKLTQQEIADLIGISRPVACQLISELVDEGFIDRKGKTYIIRKEHLCPNLFIMSKWKEC from the coding sequence ATGAATAGTAACGTTCATTTTTGCCTAAAAAGTATACCGACTTTTTCCTCTCTGGACCAAAGAATACGTGGCAAGATGTGCTCTTTTGCCAGCCAGAGATTATACAAAGTTAACGAATATATTTTTAAACAGGATGAGGCGGCTGATACCATTCGTATATTGTTGTATGGCGTCTTGAAACTTTTTAGAGTAAATGAGTGCGGTACAGAAACCATTCTTGATTATGTATCTCCAGGCGAAGTCGTCGGATACGATACTTTCTTCCAGCAAAATGTTTATAATTATACTTCTTGTGTTGCTGTAATAGAATCTAGAATATGTTGTATAGATCGGGCCAATTTTGAAAGACTTTTGATGGATGAACCCACTTTAATGCAAACTACATTATCTGAAATGAGCAATTATTTAGCTAATTTAAATCAAAATATATTGGGTAATAAGATTATGCCTGCCAAAGAAAAATTAAAAAGCACTTTTTTATCTTTAGGCCAAGATCATGGTGTAGAAATTGAAGGCGGAATCAGAATCAATATAAAATTAACTCAGCAAGAAATTGCAGATTTGATTGGAATTTCCCGGCCGGTAGCCTGTCAATTAATTAGCGAACTTGTTGATGAAGGATTCATTGATAGAAAAGGTAAGACTTA
- a CDS encoding Hsp60 family chaperonin yields MESMILKGEKARNALVRGINLVTDCVKATLGPNGHNVVFEERRPRFPTTTNDGVTIVERIDLRDSFENLGCRILQQAAGQTNKMAGDGTTTSIILAQGFVQEGIKNVAAGENSLDILQGMSKAIDLVITKLRENATEVKTIEQIQQLATVSSGEEEIGRIIAQAYQKVGMNGIIQFELGKKQETILDIVDGIKFAKGYLSPLMINKQEKACVELENPLILIVDERITYIYQIMSVLESVVSSQRPLLIISEDISIELLKLLVSNKINKTMEIAAVTSPGYGERRKAYLEDIATLTGGMVISEENGITLEEVLSQHLGGAKKVIVQKESTSIIGGYGSKTEIEERAQQVKARIADAEDDWTKGKLLERLGWLNGKICTVKVGGATEAEAIRKQYLVEDALNSTRAGIEHGVLPGGGVALLEAAKILETVQSANKGEMAGNKIVSEVLKLPVKILAENNGRNSLEVISEIMTLPQGYGYDALTDCYVDLVEQGIFDAAEVTIQALQNAYSVAALVINSEGLITYEV; encoded by the coding sequence ATGGAGTCTATGATTCTAAAAGGTGAAAAGGCCAGGAATGCTTTGGTTCGTGGGATCAACCTGGTTACCGATTGTGTGAAGGCAACACTAGGACCAAACGGACATAATGTCGTTTTTGAAGAAAGAAGGCCCCGTTTTCCTACGACTACAAACGATGGAGTCACCATCGTAGAGCGTATCGATCTCCGAGATTCCTTTGAAAATCTTGGTTGCAGAATTCTCCAGCAAGCCGCTGGACAGACGAATAAAATGGCTGGAGACGGAACGACTACTTCGATTATTCTGGCACAGGGGTTTGTACAGGAGGGAATAAAGAACGTTGCAGCCGGCGAGAATTCTTTGGATATATTACAGGGTATGAGTAAGGCAATTGACTTAGTAATAACCAAGCTTAGAGAAAATGCCACTGAAGTAAAAACAATAGAACAAATCCAACAACTGGCGACCGTTTCATCCGGTGAGGAGGAAATTGGAAGAATCATTGCCCAGGCCTATCAAAAAGTAGGAATGAATGGAATTATCCAGTTTGAACTGGGTAAAAAACAAGAAACAATCTTAGATATTGTGGATGGCATTAAATTTGCCAAAGGATATCTTTCTCCTCTCATGATCAATAAGCAGGAAAAGGCCTGTGTAGAGTTGGAGAATCCATTGATTCTGATTGTTGATGAGAGGATTACGTATATCTATCAAATCATGAGCGTTCTGGAAAGTGTTGTTTCCAGTCAAAGGCCCTTGCTTATTATTTCCGAGGACATCTCAATAGAACTATTGAAGTTGTTAGTGTCCAACAAAATAAATAAAACCATGGAGATCGCTGCCGTTACATCCCCTGGTTACGGGGAGAGGCGGAAAGCTTATCTGGAGGATATTGCCACACTTACAGGGGGAATGGTAATCTCTGAGGAAAACGGGATTACCTTGGAGGAAGTACTCAGCCAACATCTGGGCGGCGCTAAAAAAGTAATTGTCCAAAAAGAAAGCACTTCCATAATTGGCGGGTATGGTTCTAAGACCGAGATAGAGGAAAGAGCCCAACAAGTTAAAGCGCGAATTGCGGATGCTGAGGACGATTGGACCAAAGGTAAGCTTCTGGAGAGATTAGGATGGCTGAATGGAAAGATCTGTACTGTTAAAGTAGGGGGGGCTACAGAAGCAGAAGCGATCAGAAAACAATATTTAGTAGAAGATGCTTTGAACTCTACAAGAGCAGGGATCGAGCATGGTGTTTTACCCGGAGGCGGAGTTGCTTTACTGGAAGCAGCAAAAATTTTGGAAACTGTTCAAAGTGCTAATAAGGGTGAAATGGCAGGAAACAAGATTGTATCCGAAGTCTTAAAACTACCAGTAAAAATTCTCGCCGAAAATAATGGACGTAACTCCTTGGAGGTTATCTCAGAAATCATGACTTTACCTCAAGGATATGGGTATGATGCGCTAACAGACTGTTATGTGGACCTTGTGGAGCAAGGAATTTTTGACGCAGCAGAAGTGACTATTCAGGCATTGCAAAATGCTTATTCTGTTGCAGCTTTGGTCATTAATTCTGAGGGTTTAATCACGTATGAGGTCTGA
- the groEL gene encoding chaperonin GroEL codes for MRLTIGSSLGFSGTARNEIAKGVYAVADLVQTTMGPMGKNVIIERRYGYPLVTKDGVTVARHIVLLDPAPSVGVKLCQEVAQKTNDLVGDGTTTSIVLFASMVRQGMKLLEAGYNSQQLKKGMELALQSACDKLEKMSIPADSIEKILSVSTVSSKDMKIGRLIAEAMERVGINGIITVGSSQQKKSFVEVSSGLEIEKGYTTPNFITKGDRMMIELEEAFVFMTDCPITTVNEMDKILNWCVANKRSLLLIANDIRRDALGALVWAKKSGRVNGVAIEAMGSGQQRLDFLEDIAVYTGGSVVSTLLGSSLDSCRVSTCGKADRIVVTGGKTVISNGQGKTEDIEKRIRQLRTLLEMSSSKEEQAVFKNRIANLSDGIAVIQVGGITDIEMQELKYRVEDGVHAAQTAVISGILPGGGKAAWWVAQNLKDELESIKLVGKNELNDGLAKGYEIVIKAMEEPMIQMLKNAGKDYVQIIKSLNSVQSWVGFDIVTNQMTDMLRGGIVDPSLTIISSLRNSISSASMLLTCEALVGEGLFTKSQPELKDLTTY; via the coding sequence ATGCGATTAACAATCGGTTCATCCTTGGGTTTTTCAGGAACAGCAAGAAATGAAATAGCCAAAGGTGTATATGCCGTGGCAGATTTGGTGCAAACGACGATGGGTCCGATGGGGAAAAATGTAATCATCGAAAGAAGATATGGTTATCCATTGGTAACAAAAGATGGTGTAACCGTAGCCCGGCATATTGTCCTTTTAGATCCGGCTCCATCCGTTGGCGTAAAACTTTGTCAAGAAGTAGCACAAAAGACAAACGATTTAGTTGGCGATGGAACAACGACTTCCATTGTCTTGTTCGCATCCATGGTAAGGCAAGGGATGAAACTCTTGGAGGCCGGCTATAATTCACAACAACTGAAAAAAGGCATGGAGTTGGCTTTGCAATCAGCCTGCGACAAGTTAGAAAAAATGAGTATTCCGGCTGACTCGATTGAAAAAATACTAAGTGTTTCAACGGTCTCCTCGAAAGACATGAAAATAGGAAGGCTTATTGCCGAAGCCATGGAAAGGGTAGGAATAAACGGAATTATTACAGTGGGTTCCAGCCAACAAAAGAAGAGCTTCGTCGAAGTAAGTTCCGGTCTGGAAATTGAGAAAGGATATACCACTCCCAATTTCATTACCAAAGGTGACCGTATGATGATTGAACTTGAGGAAGCGTTTGTGTTTATGACTGACTGCCCCATAACAACAGTCAATGAAATGGATAAGATTCTCAATTGGTGTGTCGCTAACAAAAGAAGCTTGCTGCTAATAGCCAATGATATTCGAAGAGATGCTTTAGGTGCTTTAGTCTGGGCCAAGAAGAGCGGCAGGGTAAACGGGGTGGCCATTGAAGCGATGGGTTCCGGACAGCAGAGACTAGATTTTCTTGAAGATATTGCGGTGTATACGGGTGGCAGTGTTGTCTCTACGTTGTTGGGAAGTTCTTTAGATAGTTGTAGGGTATCAACTTGCGGGAAGGCGGACCGGATCGTCGTGACAGGCGGGAAGACCGTTATAAGCAATGGTCAAGGTAAAACAGAGGATATAGAAAAGCGCATCAGGCAGCTCAGAACCTTGTTAGAGATGAGTTCTAGTAAAGAAGAGCAAGCTGTTTTCAAGAATCGAATTGCCAATTTGTCAGATGGTATAGCTGTTATTCAAGTAGGGGGCATAACCGACATTGAAATGCAGGAATTGAAATACCGGGTGGAAGATGGGGTTCACGCAGCCCAGACAGCTGTGATATCCGGTATCTTGCCGGGAGGTGGGAAAGCAGCCTGGTGGGTGGCCCAGAACTTAAAAGATGAACTTGAAAGTATAAAGCTGGTGGGCAAGAACGAATTAAATGATGGATTAGCAAAGGGTTATGAGATCGTGATCAAAGCTATGGAAGAACCCATGATCCAAATGCTGAAAAATGCCGGCAAAGACTATGTGCAAATTATTAAATCACTCAACTCCGTACAATCTTGGGTTGGCTTCGACATTGTTACCAATCAGATGACGGATATGCTGAGAGGTGGCATCGTAGATCCCAGTTTGACCATAATTAGCTCATTAAGGAACAGTATCAGTTCTGCTTCCATGCTATTAACCTGTGAGGCTTTGGTGGGTGAAGGGTTATTTACCAAGTCTCAACCTGAGCTTAAAGATCTGACTACTTATTGA
- a CDS encoding YlqD family protein: MSSITIFRQILIKELITEGSKSNTTKQINKEINNVMDELKKFEDNKTKALTEASLRGSDQNQLDRFRQQFENNSSSYHLQRDELLQKLEAVSQFKIGEEIVLASVEGPYELQIGQTLQEATVAEIIIKDGIVVEIRNC; this comes from the coding sequence ATGTCAAGCATTACAATTTTCAGACAAATTCTAATAAAAGAATTAATTACAGAAGGTTCTAAGAGCAATACTACCAAACAAATCAATAAAGAGATCAATAACGTTATGGATGAGCTGAAAAAATTTGAAGACAATAAAACCAAAGCGTTAACAGAGGCCTCTTTAAGAGGGTCTGATCAGAACCAATTGGATAGGTTCCGTCAACAGTTTGAAAACAATTCGTCAAGCTACCATTTACAGCGGGATGAACTCCTGCAGAAACTGGAAGCGGTCAGTCAATTTAAGATCGGTGAAGAAATAGTCCTTGCTTCCGTAGAAGGTCCCTACGAACTTCAAATTGGGCAGACCTTGCAAGAGGCTACCGTAGCGGAAATTATAATTAAAGACGGGATCGTTGTTGAAATTCGGAATTGTTAG